A stretch of Eleutherodactylus coqui strain aEleCoq1 chromosome 2, aEleCoq1.hap1, whole genome shotgun sequence DNA encodes these proteins:
- the AP4M1 gene encoding AP-4 complex subunit mu-1: protein MISQLFILSSKGDLLIYKDYHGLSTNSNAADGLYLKLSSLPSDQAPVVMEHEGGHFLHTRHRGLYFVISIRPDDSPFMYLDFLNRLAALIRDYCGDLSEAVIRLNFALIYELLDEVLDYGFIQTTSTDVLKNFIQSDPVVTKPFSLLDLSSVGLFGAETQQSKVAPSSASSRPVLSSRHPQGDQNEIFLDVIERMTVAIGANGSLLKADVQGELRLKNFYQSCPELRVGLSEEFCVGSSELRGYGSAVRVDSCQFHESVKLDEFEISRILKVLPPQGELTVMQYQISDSISTSLPFHLFPSLERDPGSSRLRIYLKLRCDLSPKSQAINVRVQIPVPKGANSVSQDLSSPDQSAELTPNTQSLSWNIPRIRGGSQLSALFKVDVSGCFSLPSVLDLPPLNLSFQVPSLTCSGLQIRFLRLRSERPTPIHTWVRYLTQSDSYSVRLG from the exons ATGATCTCGCAGCTTTTCATCCTGTCCTCCAAGGGCGACCTCCTAATATACAAGGATT ATCACGGCCTCTCCACAAATTCTAATGCGGCGGATGGCTTGTACCTGAAGCTGTCGTCCCTCCCATCAGACCAGGCCCCTGTGGTTATG GAACACGAGGGCGGCCACTTCCTCCACACCCGGCACCGAGGTCTGTATTTTGTGATCAGCATTCGCCCCGATGATTCTCCGTTCATGTATCTGGATTTCTTGAACCG ACTGGCTGCCCTGATCCGTGACTACTGCGGTGACCTTAGTGAGGCCGTCATACGACTGAATTTTGCTTTGATCTACGAGCTGCTGGATGAGGTTCTG GACTATGGATTCATCCAGACAACCTCCACAGACGTGCTGAAGAATTTCATCCAGTCAGATCCAGTTGTCACCAAGCCATTTAGTCTCCTGGACCTGAGCAGCGTGGGGCTG TTCGGAGCAGAGACTCAGCAGAGTAAGGTTGCACCAAGTTCAGCCTCCAGTCGGCCCGTTCTGTCCTCCCGTCATCCACAG gGGGATCAAAACGAGATCTTCCTGGATGTCATAGAACGCATGACTGTGGCCATCGGAGCTAAT GGGTCGCTGCTAAAAGCCGATGTCCAGGGAGAATTACGACTGAAGAACTTCTACCAGAGCTGTCCAG AGCTAAGAGTCGGACTGAGTGAAGAGTTTTGTGTCGGGAGCTCAGAGCTGAGAG GATACGGCTCTGCAGTGCGGGTGGACAGCTGTCAGTTCCACGAGTCGGTAAAACTAGACGAGTTTGAGATCAGTCGgatcctgaaagtgctgcctccgCAGGGCGAG CTCACAGTGATGCAGTACCAGATCTCGGATAGCATCTCCACCAGCTTGCCCTTTCACCTGTTCCCCAGCCTGGAGAGAGACCCTGGCAGCAG TCGCCTGCGGATCTACTTGAAGCTGCGTTGTGACTTAAGCCCGAAGAG CCAGGCGATTAACGTTCGTGTCCAGATACCTGTACCAAAGGGAGCCAACAG TGTGTCTCAGGATTTGAGCAGCCCCGACCAGAGCGCAGAACTGACGCCAAACACTCAGTCGCTGTCCTGGAACATCCCAAGGATCCGTGGAGGAAGCCAGCTATCAGCACTGTTCAAG GTGGATGTGTCCGGATGCTTCTCCCTTCCCTCCGTTTTGGATCTCCCGCCTCTCAACCTCTCCTTCCAGGTCCCGTCCCTCACCTGCTCGGGGCTGCAGATCCGATTTCTCAGGCTACGCAGTGAGCGGCCGACCCCAATCCACACGTGGGTCAGATATCTGACCCAGAGTGACTCTTACAGTGTGCGGCTCGGCTAG